One segment of Triticum aestivum cultivar Chinese Spring chromosome 2A, IWGSC CS RefSeq v2.1, whole genome shotgun sequence DNA contains the following:
- the LOC123185808 gene encoding ferric reduction oxidase 2, which yields MDDRTLGKGRKCVPSPSAAAVGRSAVLLLAGVVFVGWLMMWAMLPTRTYSSTWAPKLAALTGFGKQGIRITVYVFPVLFLFVVACVYLHLQQQKGGDPNTQRRTSTRIAAAWTRPVLVRGPLGIVTGIELAVLLMFMALLVWFYYAYVTVEFSKLLRVKPGQKLWQAELEKAAKRLGSVGSLCCALLFLPVARGSSLLPLVGLTSESGIKYHVWLGNMAMAIFTAHGLCYVFFWASTDQIHLMTKWARTRASNVAGELALLCGLAMWATALPRIRRRMFELFFYAHHLYIPFIVFSALHMGVTVFCYVLPGVFLFAVDRCLRFLQSRARVRLVSSRLLPSGAVELNFAKSRCLRHNPTSTLFVNVPCVSRLQWHPFSVTSSSSLEPDTLSVVIKNRGGWTQKLYETVSSLPPSGGHLGVSVEGPYSPAAGVTPFLAHDSLVMISGGIGITPFISVIRELVYQSAMAETASMPRLLLVCVFRTSAELDMLDLLVPASGGLYGSPSLDLRIEAYVTSESEPRTGNDAHKRPCQQVWFKPWPSDAPVSPALGSNGWLWLGAVVSSSFAAFLLLVAALQRFYIYPVDRDSNHVYPWAARTMLNLLFLGVSVAGVTGAAFLWSKRRSAREAKKIKSVDGPTPAMSPVSLLHWAGGGGVERELESLPAQPLAQATNVHFGHRPDLKKMLLGIHDENVGVMASGPSGMLEEVATICSSGLASNLHFQSISFTW from the exons ATGGACGATCGTACTCTTGGCAAAGGGAGGAAGTGCGTGCcctcgccgtcggcggcggcggtgggcaggAGCGCCGTGCTTCTCCTGGCCGGCGTCGTGTTCGTGGGGTGGCTGATGATGTGGGCCATGCTGCCGACCAGAACTTACAGCTCGACATGGGCGCCGAAGCTTGCGGCGCTCACCGGCTTCGGGAAACAAG GGATTAGGATCACGGTGTACGTGTTCCCAGTGCTGTTCTTGTTCGTTGTTGCGTGCGTTTATCTGCATTTGCAGCAGCAGAAGGGGGGTGACCCCAACACCCAGCGCCGGACCAG CACGAGAATAGCAGCAGCCTGGACGAGGCCCGTGCTGGTGAGAGGCCCGCTGGGGATCGTGACGGGCATAGAACTGGCCGTATTGCTCATGTTCATGGCTCTCCTCGTCTGGTTCTACTACGCGTACGTCACCGTCGAGTTCTCCAAGCTACTACGCGTCAAGCCAGGCCAGAAACT GTGGCAGGCGGAGCTGGAGAAAGCGGCGAAGCGGCTCGGCAGTGTCGGGAGCTTGTGCTGCGCGCTGCTGTTCCTGCCCGTGGCACGCGGCTCGTCGCTCCTGCCGCTCGTCGGCCTCACGTCCGAGTCCGGCATCAAGTACCATGTCTGGCTGGGGAACATGGCCATGGCCATCTTCACCGCTCATGGGCTCTGCTACGTCTTTTTCTGGGCATCAACTGATCAGATCCACCTG ATGACGAAATGGGCGAGGACGAGGGCCTCGAACGTGGCCGGGGAGCTGGCTTTGCTCTGCGGCCTCGCGATGTGGGCGACGGCGCTGCCACGCATCCGCCGCCGGATGTTCGAGCTCTTCTTCTACGCGCACCACCTCTACATCCCCTTCATCGTGTTCTCCGCGCTCCACATGGGCGTCACCGTCTTCTGCTACGTCCTGCCCGGCGTCTTCCTCTTCGCCGTCGACCGGTGCCTCCGGTTCCTGCAGTCGCGCGCCCGCGTCCGCCTCGTCTCTTCCCGCCTCCTGCCGTCCGGGGCCGTCGAGCTCAACTTCGCCAAAAGCCGCT GTTTGAGGCACAATCCCACGAGCACGCTCTTCGTCAACGTCCCATGCGTCTCGCGGCTCCAGTGGCACCCCTTCTCGGTGACGTCGAGCAGCAGCCTCGAGCCGGACACGCTCAGCGTCGTCATCAAGAACAGAGGCGGGTGGACGCAGAAGCTGTACGAGACGGTCTCGTCCCTGCCCCCGTCCGGTGGCCACCTCGGCGTCTCGGTCGAGGGGCCGTACAGCCCGGCCGCCGGGGTCACGCCCTTCTTGGCCCACGACTCGCTGGTGATGATCAGCGGCGGCATCGGCATCACGCCGTTCATCTCCGTCATCCGCGAGCTGGTTTACCAGAGCGCCATGGCAGAAACGGCGTCCatgccgaggctcctcctcgtctgCGTCTTCAGGACGTCGGCCGAGCTGGACATGCTGGACCTCCTCGTCCCGGCCTCCGGCGGCCTCTACGGCAGCCCCAGCCTTGACCTACGCATCGAGGCCTACGTAACGAGCGAGAGCGAGCCCCGCACCGGCAACGACGCGCACAAGCGGCCTTGTCAACAGGTCTGGTTCAAGCCGTGGCCGTCGGACGCGCCCGTCTCCCCGGCGCTCGGCTCCAACGGGTGGCTCTGGCTCGGCGCCGTCGTGTCCTCGTCGTTCGCCGCgttcctcctgctcgtcgccgcgCTACAGCGGTTCTACATCTACCCGGTTGACCGAGACAGCAACCACGTGTACCCGTGGGCGGCCAGAACGATGCTGAACCTGCTGTTCCTCGGCGTCAGCGTCGCCGGCGTCACCGGTGCGGCGTTCCTGTGGAGTAAGCGGAGGAGCGCCAGGGAGGCCAAGAAGATAAAGAGCGTGGACGGGCCGACGCCGGCGATGTCGCCGGTGTCGTTGCTCCACTGGGCAGGTGGGGGCGGCGTGGAGCGGGAGCTGGAGAGCTTGCCTGCGCAGCCTCTTGCGCAGGCTACCAATGTGCACTTCGGCCACCGTCCAGATCTCAAGA AGATGCTGCTGGGGATTCACGACGAGAACGTTGGGGTGATGGCCAGCGGTCCGTCGGGGATGCTTGAGGAGGTCGCGACTATCTGCTCGTCTGGGCTGGCGAGCAACCTGCATTTCCAGTCTATAAGCTTCACCTGGTGA